The Vitis riparia cultivar Riparia Gloire de Montpellier isolate 1030 chromosome 3, EGFV_Vit.rip_1.0, whole genome shotgun sequence genome includes a region encoding these proteins:
- the LOC117911177 gene encoding protein RMD5 homolog, which produces MELSNIKDAFDRVAKKQKLSSSKSQEVIDQVGREIEDALAKLQADPASSVDQKCILMELKTKLSIIGSQSQLEGSQKELNMNLSKYPRLLEKSFNPDISKAYRNVDFDFHTVNQIIASHFYRQGLFDIGECLINEAGEPEDTALKSQFLEMFQILDAMKARDLEPALNWVSNNREKLKQNGSNLELKLHRLQFVEILQKGGRADALNYARTYLAPFASLHMDEIQKLMACLLWVGRLDSSPYSELMVPSLWEKLAEELTRQFCSLLGQSYESPLSVAIAAGIEGLPTLLKLANVMAAKKQEWQAMKQLPVPVDLGREFQFHSIFVCPVSRDQGSEENPPMLMPCGHVLCKQSIMKLSKSSTRMFKCPYCPNESTVGQCMQLYF; this is translated from the coding sequence atggaGCTGAGTAACATCAAAGATGCATTTGATCGTGTTGCCAAGAAGCAAAAATTATCATCATCCAAATCCCAAGAAGTAATTGACCAAGTTGGCCGTGAAATTGAAGATGCACTGGCAAAACTCCAGGCTGACCCTGCCTCTTCTGTGGATCAGAAATGCATCCTTATGgagcttaaaaccaaacttaGCATAATTGGCTCACAAAGCCAGTTGGAAGGGTCACAGAAGGAGCTCAACATGAACCTTAGCAAGTACCCCAGACTCCTTGAGAAATCCTTCAATCCTGACATATCTAAGGCATACAGAAATGTTGACTTCGATTTCCATACAGTGAATCAGATCATTGCAAGCCATTTTTACCGACAAGGATTGTTTGATATTGGGGAGTGCTTGATAAATGAGGCTGGAGAACCAGAGGACACCGCCCTAAAATCTCAATTTCTGGAAATGTTTCAAATACTTGATGCTATGAAAGCTAGGGACCTCGAGCCTGCTCTGAACTGGGTGTCCAATAATCGGGAAAAACTAAAGCAGAATGGTTCGAATCTTGAGCTGAAGCTTCACAGGCTGCAGTTTGTGGAAATTTTGCAGAAAGGAGGGCGAGCTGATGCACTCAACTACGCTAGAACTTACCTTGCTCCTTTTGCATCACTTCACATGGATGAGATCCAGAAGCTTATGGCTTGCCTCTTATGGGTAGGAAGGCTTGACAGCTCCCCATATTCCGAGTTAATGGTTCCATCCCTTTGGGAGAAATTGGCTGAGGAGCTGACCCGCCAATTCTGCAGTCTCTTGGGGCAGTCTTATGAGAGTCCATTGAGTGTGGCAATAGCTGCTGGGATTGAAGGCTTGCCTACTCTCTTGAAGCTGGCAAATGTAATGGCTGCGAAGAAGCAGGAGTGGCAGGCAATGAAACAGTTGCCAGTACCAGTGGATTTGGGTAGGGAATTCCAGTTCCACTCTATATTCGTCTGCCCAGTGAGTAGAGATCAAGGCAGTGAAGAGAACCCACCTATGCTGATGCCGTGCGGC